In Luteitalea sp. TBR-22, one genomic interval encodes:
- a CDS encoding CARDB domain-containing protein has translation MRTLTRFVASALLSLAASVAGAQTVIGDLNNFDTINDTGGVCHGFEIEIHDIRSTDITYTFDWNHYGAPRIREDNSDPAHPKVFVRYESTKNPDGSWGANGSFTNPAIPTLTPPSGHTCTDTSVNEGCEHFGLGYYGTPTTVKYRWLVDDHAGGLAYAGAPVGVATPSWSYAPPVDNKPAAVVAVIPAPPVPAANNKAWGEPVWVKVIKTKTHRANPVALADLVSADKDGDGKAEWQNQEPDEVESEWKLLQTSPGGGKNDALEGLPDDMGDGAEQVTRRYEFYKYAAGLDTLDGETGEAMCSDANPASDPADPNYRHGIGTAVQVTDANGDPYFVNCEERVVVGEYIGAQMAGFAAEAPLGLVDHLQDGDTTEPYLPRTVVVGGTAPYTITLSGDPLPQGLSLGTYVDPQTGLERPGVLSGSPTQGGTFDITVDVTDALGAAVSRTYSLYVAGAAPTTARLTVQKAGAGSGRVTGSGIDCGATCQADVAEASAVTLVALPDPGSVFTGWSGACTGTVDCALTMNGAQDVTATFAVSGVDLRVSAASAPPALVSPGSTYLVTDTTTNAGASAAAASTTRFYLSADTTLGKGDVRLGGQRAVAYLTSGEASTGPTTVTVPSAMAVGTYWQLACADDARVVGESNEGNNCTASPTPVEVRLADLRVTVVGEPPSAIAPGMKFTASDTTQNVATVTSGASVTRYYLSTDGVKDAADLLLAGSRSVAALAPDQASTGSRSVTVPATTPVGTYRLIACADAQGKVPEANEANNCAVSAGTVLVDRPDLVVSQVGPVATTIRLGQKMTLADTVTNQGQGPAAASTTRYYLSLDATWSAYDVLLSGTRSVVALAPGASSAGSKVVTVPLAAVPGTYFVLACADDVKKVSEQDESNNCTASGGTVVVNP, from the coding sequence ATGCGTACGCTCACACGGTTCGTCGCCTCGGCACTGCTCTCCCTCGCGGCCTCCGTCGCCGGCGCACAGACGGTGATCGGCGACCTGAACAACTTCGACACGATCAACGACACCGGCGGCGTCTGCCACGGGTTCGAGATCGAGATCCACGACATCCGCAGCACCGACATCACGTACACGTTCGACTGGAACCACTACGGCGCGCCGAGGATCCGCGAGGACAACAGCGATCCGGCCCACCCGAAGGTCTTCGTCCGCTACGAGAGCACGAAGAACCCCGACGGCAGCTGGGGCGCCAACGGCAGCTTCACCAATCCCGCCATCCCGACCCTCACGCCTCCGAGTGGTCACACCTGCACCGACACGTCGGTCAACGAAGGCTGCGAGCACTTCGGCCTCGGCTACTACGGCACGCCGACCACCGTGAAGTACCGGTGGCTGGTCGACGACCACGCGGGCGGCCTGGCGTACGCCGGCGCCCCGGTGGGCGTCGCGACGCCCTCCTGGAGCTACGCGCCGCCGGTCGACAACAAGCCCGCGGCAGTCGTGGCCGTCATCCCCGCGCCGCCCGTCCCGGCGGCCAACAACAAGGCCTGGGGCGAGCCCGTCTGGGTGAAGGTCATCAAGACCAAGACGCACAGGGCGAACCCGGTGGCGCTGGCCGACCTGGTGTCGGCCGACAAGGACGGCGACGGCAAGGCCGAGTGGCAGAACCAGGAACCCGACGAGGTCGAGAGCGAGTGGAAGCTGCTGCAGACCAGCCCTGGCGGCGGCAAGAACGACGCGCTCGAAGGCCTGCCCGACGACATGGGCGACGGCGCCGAGCAGGTGACGCGCCGTTACGAGTTCTACAAGTACGCGGCCGGCCTCGACACCCTGGACGGCGAGACCGGCGAGGCGATGTGTTCGGACGCGAACCCGGCGAGCGACCCGGCCGACCCGAACTACCGCCACGGGATCGGCACCGCCGTCCAGGTCACCGACGCCAACGGCGACCCGTACTTCGTCAACTGTGAGGAACGCGTCGTCGTCGGCGAGTACATCGGCGCGCAGATGGCCGGGTTCGCGGCCGAGGCGCCGCTGGGCCTCGTGGATCACCTGCAGGACGGCGACACGACGGAGCCTTACCTGCCGCGCACCGTCGTGGTCGGCGGGACGGCGCCGTACACCATCACGCTCTCTGGTGATCCGCTGCCGCAGGGACTGTCGCTCGGCACGTACGTCGACCCGCAGACGGGACTCGAGCGGCCAGGCGTCCTGTCCGGCTCGCCGACCCAGGGCGGCACGTTCGACATCACCGTCGACGTGACCGACGCGCTCGGGGCAGCGGTGTCGCGCACGTACTCGTTGTACGTCGCTGGCGCGGCGCCCACGACCGCGCGGCTCACGGTGCAGAAGGCGGGCGCCGGGAGCGGCCGCGTCACCGGCAGCGGCATCGACTGCGGCGCCACCTGCCAGGCCGACGTGGCCGAGGCGAGTGCGGTCACGCTGGTGGCCCTCCCCGACCCCGGAAGCGTGTTCACCGGCTGGAGCGGTGCCTGTACCGGCACGGTCGACTGCGCGCTGACGATGAACGGCGCGCAGGACGTGACGGCCACCTTCGCCGTGAGCGGCGTCGACCTGCGCGTCAGCGCCGCGAGCGCGCCGCCAGCCCTCGTCTCGCCCGGCAGCACGTACCTGGTGACCGACACCACCACGAACGCCGGCGCCTCGGCTGCAGCGGCGTCCACGACGCGCTTCTACCTGTCGGCCGACACGACGCTCGGCAAGGGCGACGTGCGCCTCGGCGGCCAGCGGGCCGTGGCGTACCTGACGAGCGGCGAGGCGTCCACTGGCCCGACGACGGTCACCGTGCCGTCGGCGATGGCGGTGGGAACCTACTGGCAGCTGGCGTGCGCCGACGACGCGCGAGTCGTCGGCGAGAGCAACGAAGGCAACAACTGCACCGCGTCGCCGACGCCGGTGGAGGTGCGGTTGGCCGACCTGCGCGTCACCGTCGTCGGTGAGCCGCCGTCGGCCATCGCGCCGGGGATGAAGTTCACCGCGAGCGACACGACCCAGAACGTCGCGACGGTCACGTCCGGAGCGTCGGTCACCCGCTACTACCTGTCGACCGATGGCGTGAAGGACGCCGCCGACCTCCTGCTCGCCGGTTCACGCAGCGTCGCGGCCCTCGCCCCCGATCAGGCGTCCACGGGCTCCCGGTCGGTCACCGTCCCGGCGACGACGCCGGTCGGCACGTACCGGCTGATCGCCTGCGCGGACGCCCAGGGCAAGGTCCCCGAGGCCAACGAGGCCAACAACTGCGCCGTCTCTGCCGGCACCGTTCTGGTGGACCGTCCCGATCTCGTGGTCTCGCAGGTGGGACCCGTCGCCACAACGATCAGGCTCGGGCAGAAGATGACGCTGGCCGACACGGTCACCAACCAGGGTCAGGGACCTGCAGCGGCGTCCACGACCCGCTACTACCTCTCGCTCGACGCGACGTGGTCCGCCTACGACGTGCTCCTGTCGGGCACCCGTTCGGTGGTGGCGCTCGCGCCCGGCGCGTCGTCGGCCGGCAGCAAGGTCGTCACCGTGCCGCTCGCGGCCGTCCCGGGCACCTACTTCGTCCTCGCTTGTGCTGACGACGTCAAGAAGGTGAGCGAGCAGGACGAGTCGAACAACTGCACGGCGTCGGGCGGCACGGTCGTCGTCAACCCGTGA
- a CDS encoding PEP-CTERM sorting domain-containing protein, with amino-acid sequence MTLFDGASPVFTATGSDVGPLVGFGHPGAGYVTVVAGQGERFTRVVLSSTDYPFETDNHAYVPAVPEPSALLLLAAGLGAWRRPRRPAAWRH; translated from the coding sequence ATGACGCTGTTCGACGGCGCATCGCCGGTCTTTACCGCGACGGGATCCGATGTGGGGCCGCTCGTCGGCTTCGGGCATCCCGGCGCGGGCTACGTCACCGTGGTCGCAGGTCAGGGCGAGCGCTTCACCCGCGTCGTCCTGTCGTCGACCGATTACCCGTTCGAGACCGACAATCACGCCTACGTGCCCGCCGTGCCGGAACCGTCGGCGCTCCTCCTGCTCGCGGCCGGGCTCGGCGCATGGCGGCGACCACGCCGTCCCGCAGCCTGGCGCCACTGA
- a CDS encoding CehA/McbA family metallohydrolase, translating to MTSLSGSAHDSVRARAHAVLPIASGIVLAALYLYTAAAATNGTLRVTVVEAGASAPTPVRVRITDASGKPISKAPLGALAMPGEALGVPREALAIMWGHDDSAQGYATQPDGAFYVDAPFDVALPPGDYVITLTKGYEFVRQQHRLTVSAGRSRKERYELRRWIDMPGRGWYSSDDHIHLRRSPRENPLVQRWLAAEDIHVGNLLQMGDFHTNYFTQYAFGAEGRYQEGGRLISPGQEDPRTPEIGHTISLGAAERVRVRPVDAYYGYDRTFDRVHALGGITGYAHQAITFHGYRGMTLDALQRKIDFLELLQFCAPAGPLITTHYYHFLDLGFPITALAGSDFPWCGRNKAFGAEEDEGPHIGDARFYTHVDGPLTFETWMRGVKAGRTFVTTGPMLDLRVDDAWPGTTLERKDGDTLRIVVEARGHAVDVPLRDLELVVHGQVVKAVSAGEPGQSAERLRLTHDLRVGAHGLWVAARARGGPTQVAHTTPVYVRANGQGFANPATRGRYLELSEQYLREIEAALDQPGTAVNEQMSRYRAGMERRVAETRAILAQLATASR from the coding sequence ATGACGTCCCTGTCCGGTTCCGCGCACGACTCCGTCCGCGCGCGCGCCCATGCCGTGCTGCCGATCGCCTCGGGAATCGTGCTCGCGGCGCTGTACCTCTACACCGCCGCCGCAGCCACCAACGGAACGCTGCGCGTCACCGTGGTCGAGGCCGGCGCGTCCGCGCCGACGCCCGTGCGCGTGCGCATCACCGACGCCTCCGGCAAGCCGATCAGCAAGGCACCGCTCGGGGCGCTGGCCATGCCCGGCGAGGCGCTCGGCGTGCCTCGTGAGGCGCTCGCGATCATGTGGGGGCACGACGACAGCGCGCAGGGCTACGCCACCCAGCCGGACGGGGCGTTCTACGTGGATGCGCCGTTCGACGTGGCGCTTCCACCGGGCGACTACGTCATCACGCTGACGAAGGGCTACGAGTTCGTGCGGCAGCAGCATCGCCTGACCGTGTCGGCTGGCCGCAGCAGGAAGGAACGCTACGAGCTGCGCCGGTGGATCGACATGCCAGGGCGCGGCTGGTACTCGTCCGACGATCACATCCACCTGCGCCGCTCGCCCCGCGAGAACCCGCTGGTGCAGCGGTGGCTTGCCGCCGAGGACATCCACGTCGGCAACCTGCTGCAGATGGGCGACTTCCACACCAACTACTTCACCCAGTACGCGTTCGGCGCCGAGGGACGTTACCAGGAGGGCGGGCGGCTGATCTCACCGGGACAGGAAGACCCGCGGACACCCGAGATCGGGCACACCATCTCGCTCGGCGCCGCCGAGCGCGTGCGCGTGCGTCCCGTCGATGCCTACTACGGCTACGACCGCACGTTCGACCGCGTCCACGCGCTGGGCGGCATCACCGGCTACGCGCACCAGGCGATCACGTTCCACGGCTACCGCGGCATGACGCTCGACGCGCTGCAGCGCAAGATCGACTTCCTCGAGCTCCTGCAGTTCTGCGCGCCCGCCGGCCCGCTCATCACGACGCACTACTACCATTTCCTGGACCTCGGGTTCCCGATCACCGCGCTCGCCGGCTCCGACTTCCCGTGGTGCGGCCGCAACAAGGCGTTCGGGGCCGAGGAGGACGAAGGCCCGCACATCGGCGACGCCCGCTTCTACACGCACGTCGACGGGCCGCTGACCTTCGAGACCTGGATGCGCGGGGTCAAGGCCGGGCGCACGTTCGTGACGACAGGCCCGATGCTCGACCTGCGCGTGGACGACGCGTGGCCGGGCACGACGCTCGAGCGCAAGGACGGCGACACGCTGCGCATCGTCGTCGAGGCGCGCGGGCACGCCGTCGACGTGCCGCTGCGCGACCTCGAGCTTGTCGTGCACGGTCAGGTCGTGAAGGCCGTGTCGGCCGGCGAGCCCGGGCAGTCGGCCGAGCGCCTGCGCCTCACGCACGACCTGCGGGTCGGCGCGCACGGACTGTGGGTGGCCGCGCGCGCCAGGGGTGGTCCGACGCAGGTCGCGCACACGACGCCGGTCTACGTCCGCGCCAACGGCCAGGGGTTCGCCAACCCCGCGACCAGGGGCAGGTACCTCGAACTGTCCGAGCAGTACCTGCGCGAGATCGAGGCCGCGCTGGACCAGCCGGGCACGGCGGTCAACGAACAGATGTCGAGGTATCGCGCCGGCATGGAGCGGCGCGTCGCCGAGACGCGGGCGATCCTCGCGCAACTCGCCACCGCATCACGATAG
- a CDS encoding HupE/UreJ family protein — protein MSPTVLRAWGARALLAWLVLLHASPAVGHAGSTAFWRVVLDAAGGHAVVLLPFEDAVRLAPGLPRSAGELGVDRLGALDEAVRNHFLVIEGGVPAEARVLGARMLASGLIELQVAHRLSGSGAVVLRSTFHRVTDDSHAVVTRIERHGRGESFVLTATASERLVRRADDASAPPSGVLAMVRLGIAHILTGYDHLVFLACLLVPSASWRARVGLVSAFTAAHSLTLVLGAMRIITPPAGFVEPAIALSIAYVAIENLLDSHAVRPDGLPLPSSRRWPAAFVFGLVHGLGFAGTLDVIGLPARAWITAVLAFNAGVEIGQLAAIVLAAPLVVLAARSRWHRPLVQSTSVLVLGLAFVWFVERLS, from the coding sequence ATGTCGCCGACCGTCCTGCGCGCGTGGGGCGCGCGAGCCCTGCTCGCGTGGCTCGTGCTCCTGCACGCCTCGCCTGCCGTCGGCCACGCGGGCTCCACCGCGTTCTGGCGGGTCGTCCTCGACGCGGCCGGCGGCCACGCCGTGGTGCTCCTGCCGTTCGAGGACGCCGTGCGCCTCGCACCCGGGCTGCCGCGTTCGGCCGGCGAGCTGGGCGTCGACCGGCTCGGCGCGCTCGACGAGGCCGTGAGGAATCACTTCCTCGTCATCGAGGGCGGTGTGCCGGCCGAGGCGCGAGTCCTCGGCGCTCGCATGCTCGCGTCCGGCCTGATCGAGCTTCAGGTCGCGCATCGACTCTCCGGTTCGGGCGCCGTGGTACTGCGATCGACGTTCCACCGCGTCACCGACGACTCGCACGCCGTCGTGACGCGAATCGAGCGGCACGGTCGCGGCGAATCCTTCGTCCTCACGGCCACGGCGAGCGAACGGCTGGTGCGACGTGCCGACGACGCGAGCGCGCCGCCGTCGGGCGTGCTGGCGATGGTGCGCCTCGGCATCGCGCACATCCTCACCGGGTACGATCATCTCGTGTTCCTGGCCTGCCTGCTCGTGCCGAGCGCCTCCTGGCGCGCGCGCGTCGGCCTGGTGTCGGCCTTCACGGCGGCGCACAGCCTCACCCTGGTGCTGGGCGCGATGCGGATCATCACGCCGCCCGCCGGTTTCGTGGAGCCGGCGATTGCGTTGAGCATCGCCTACGTCGCGATCGAGAACCTGCTGGACAGCCACGCGGTGCGCCCGGACGGCCTGCCGCTGCCGTCGAGCAGGCGCTGGCCGGCGGCGTTCGTGTTCGGCCTGGTGCACGGGCTCGGGTTCGCCGGCACGCTCGACGTGATCGGCCTGCCGGCCCGGGCGTGGATCACGGCGGTCCTCGCGTTCAACGCGGGCGTGGAGATCGGCCAGCTCGCGGCGATCGTGCTCGCCGCGCCACTCGTCGTGCTGGCCGCCAGGTCGCGCTGGCACCGCCCCCTCGTGCAGTCCACGTCCGTGCTCGTGCTCGGACTCGCCTTCGTGTGGTTCGTGGAGCGCCTCTCATGA
- a CDS encoding amidohydrolase family protein, which translates to MRFPASSMAHGLVVPRLRVVLVVVLALLARQAAAQRVPAAAPDSVVLLAPDRVFTGTEDQAHAGWVVLVRGDRIAAVGPRDRVDVPTGTRRIDLPGATLLPGFIEGHTHLFLHPYDETSWNDQVLKESLSLRTARAVNHAGNTLRAGFTTARDLGTEGAGYADHGLRQAIEQGIIPGPRLLIASKAIVATGSYGPAGYASEWDVPQGAQQADGAEGLARAAREQIGHGADWIKVYADYRWGPSGEARPTFSEAELRTLVEVAASSGRKVAAHAATAEGMLRAVRAGVATIEHGDAGTPEIWKLMAERQVGYCPTLGAVEATARHAGWTPGQPPTPRMTQKHAALRAAIAAGVPICVGGDTGVFAHGDNAWEMELLAAAGMPPAAVLRAATSVNARLLGMSDRVGTIAGGMLADLVAVEGDPLQVIGAVRRVRLVMQAGRIVDRQR; encoded by the coding sequence ATGCGCTTCCCTGCCTCGTCGATGGCGCACGGCCTGGTCGTGCCGCGGCTGCGCGTGGTGCTGGTCGTCGTGCTGGCCCTCCTGGCACGCCAGGCCGCCGCGCAACGCGTGCCTGCGGCGGCGCCGGACTCGGTCGTGCTGCTGGCGCCCGACCGTGTGTTCACCGGCACGGAGGATCAGGCACACGCCGGATGGGTCGTGCTCGTGCGTGGCGACCGGATCGCGGCCGTGGGCCCTCGCGATCGGGTCGACGTGCCGACGGGCACGCGGCGGATCGACCTGCCCGGCGCCACGCTCCTGCCCGGCTTCATCGAGGGACACACGCACCTGTTCCTCCACCCGTACGACGAGACGTCCTGGAACGATCAGGTGCTGAAGGAGTCGCTGAGCCTGCGGACGGCGCGCGCGGTGAACCATGCCGGCAACACGCTGCGCGCCGGATTCACCACGGCGCGCGACCTCGGCACCGAGGGGGCGGGTTACGCCGACCACGGCCTTCGCCAGGCAATCGAGCAGGGAATCATCCCGGGGCCGCGGCTGCTCATCGCGTCGAAGGCGATCGTGGCGACCGGCAGCTACGGGCCGGCCGGCTACGCGAGTGAATGGGACGTGCCGCAGGGTGCGCAGCAGGCAGACGGCGCGGAGGGCCTGGCGCGCGCGGCACGCGAGCAGATCGGTCACGGCGCCGACTGGATCAAGGTGTATGCGGACTACCGCTGGGGGCCGTCCGGCGAGGCGCGCCCGACGTTCAGCGAGGCAGAGCTGCGCACGCTCGTCGAGGTCGCGGCCTCGAGCGGCAGGAAGGTCGCGGCGCACGCCGCCACGGCGGAGGGCATGCTGCGCGCGGTGCGCGCCGGCGTGGCGACGATCGAGCACGGCGACGCCGGCACGCCCGAGATCTGGAAGCTGATGGCCGAGCGACAGGTGGGCTACTGCCCGACGCTCGGCGCCGTCGAGGCCACGGCACGCCATGCGGGCTGGACGCCAGGCCAGCCGCCCACGCCAAGGATGACGCAGAAGCATGCCGCCCTGCGGGCGGCGATCGCCGCAGGCGTGCCGATCTGCGTCGGCGGCGACACCGGCGTGTTCGCGCATGGGGACAACGCGTGGGAGATGGAACTGCTCGCTGCGGCCGGCATGCCACCGGCCGCCGTGCTCCGCGCCGCGACGAGCGTCAACGCGCGCCTGCTCGGGATGAGCGATCGCGTGGGGACGATCGCCGGCGGGATGCTCGCCGACCTGGTGGCCGTGGAGGGCGACCCGTTGCAGGTCATCGGCGCCGTGCGCCGCGTGCGCCTCGTGATGCAGGCCGGCCGCATCGTCGACCGGCAAAGGTAG